From a region of the Balaenoptera ricei isolate mBalRic1 chromosome 11, mBalRic1.hap2, whole genome shotgun sequence genome:
- the CNBP gene encoding CCHC-type zinc finger nucleic acid binding protein isoform X1 — protein sequence MSSNECFKCGRSGHWARECPTGGGRGRGMRSRGRGGFTSDRGFQFVSSSLPDICYRCGESGHLAKDCDLQEDEACYNCGRGGHIAKDCKEPKREREQCCYNCGKPGHLARDCDHADEQKCYSCGEFGHIQKDCTKVKCYRCGETGHVAINCSKTSEVNCYRCGESGHLARECTIEATA from the exons ATGAGCAGTAATGAATGCTTCAAGTGTGGACGATCTGGCCACTGGGCCCGGGAGTGCCCCACTGGTGGGGGCCGTGGTCGTGGAATGAGAAGCCGTGGCAGAGGTGGTTTTACCTCGGATAGAG GTTTCCAGTTTGTTTCCTCGTCTCTTCCAGACATTTGTTACCGCTGTGGTGAGTCTGGTCACCTTGCCAAGGATTGTGATCTTCAGGAGGATG AAGCCTGCTATAACTGCGGCCGAGGAGGCCACATCGCCAAGGACTGCAAGGAGCCCAAGAGGGAGCGAGAGCAGTGCTGCTACAACTGCGGCAAACCCGGCCACCTGGCCCGGGACTGCGACCATGCCGACGAGCAGAAGTGCTATTCCTGCGGCGAGTTCGGGCACATTCAGAAAGACTGCACCAAAGTGAAGTGCTACAG GTGTGGCGAGACTGGTCATGTAGCCATCAACTGCAGCAAGACGAGTGAAGTCAACTGTTACCGCTGTGGCGAGTCAGGGCACCTTGCACGGGAGTGCACGATCGAGGCCACGGCTTAA
- the CNBP gene encoding CCHC-type zinc finger nucleic acid binding protein isoform X3 has product MSSNECFKCGRSGHWARECPTGGGRGRGMRSRGRGFQFVSSSLPDICYRCGESGHLAKDCDLQEDEACYNCGRGGHIAKDCKEPKREREQCCYNCGKPGHLARDCDHADEQKCYSCGEFGHIQKDCTKVKCYRCGETGHVAINCSKTSEVNCYRCGESGHLARECTIEATA; this is encoded by the exons ATGAGCAGTAATGAATGCTTCAAGTGTGGACGATCTGGCCACTGGGCCCGGGAGTGCCCCACTGGTGGGGGCCGTGGTCGTGGAATGAGAAGCCGTGGCAGAG GTTTCCAGTTTGTTTCCTCGTCTCTTCCAGACATTTGTTACCGCTGTGGTGAGTCTGGTCACCTTGCCAAGGATTGTGATCTTCAGGAGGATG AAGCCTGCTATAACTGCGGCCGAGGAGGCCACATCGCCAAGGACTGCAAGGAGCCCAAGAGGGAGCGAGAGCAGTGCTGCTACAACTGCGGCAAACCCGGCCACCTGGCCCGGGACTGCGACCATGCCGACGAGCAGAAGTGCTATTCCTGCGGCGAGTTCGGGCACATTCAGAAAGACTGCACCAAAGTGAAGTGCTACAG GTGTGGCGAGACTGGTCATGTAGCCATCAACTGCAGCAAGACGAGTGAAGTCAACTGTTACCGCTGTGGCGAGTCAGGGCACCTTGCACGGGAGTGCACGATCGAGGCCACGGCTTAA
- the CNBP gene encoding CCHC-type zinc finger nucleic acid binding protein isoform X2 — MSSNECFKCGRSGHWARECPTGGGRGRGMRSRGRGGFTSDRGFQFVSSSLPDICYRCGESGHLAKDCDLQEDACYNCGRGGHIAKDCKEPKREREQCCYNCGKPGHLARDCDHADEQKCYSCGEFGHIQKDCTKVKCYRCGETGHVAINCSKTSEVNCYRCGESGHLARECTIEATA, encoded by the exons ATGAGCAGTAATGAATGCTTCAAGTGTGGACGATCTGGCCACTGGGCCCGGGAGTGCCCCACTGGTGGGGGCCGTGGTCGTGGAATGAGAAGCCGTGGCAGAGGTGGTTTTACCTCGGATAGAG GTTTCCAGTTTGTTTCCTCGTCTCTTCCAGACATTTGTTACCGCTGTGGTGAGTCTGGTCACCTTGCCAAGGATTGTGATCTTCAGGAGGATG CCTGCTATAACTGCGGCCGAGGAGGCCACATCGCCAAGGACTGCAAGGAGCCCAAGAGGGAGCGAGAGCAGTGCTGCTACAACTGCGGCAAACCCGGCCACCTGGCCCGGGACTGCGACCATGCCGACGAGCAGAAGTGCTATTCCTGCGGCGAGTTCGGGCACATTCAGAAAGACTGCACCAAAGTGAAGTGCTACAG GTGTGGCGAGACTGGTCATGTAGCCATCAACTGCAGCAAGACGAGTGAAGTCAACTGTTACCGCTGTGGCGAGTCAGGGCACCTTGCACGGGAGTGCACGATCGAGGCCACGGCTTAA
- the CNBP gene encoding CCHC-type zinc finger nucleic acid binding protein isoform X4: MSSNECFKCGRSGHWARECPTGGGRGRGMRSRGRGFQFVSSSLPDICYRCGESGHLAKDCDLQEDACYNCGRGGHIAKDCKEPKREREQCCYNCGKPGHLARDCDHADEQKCYSCGEFGHIQKDCTKVKCYRCGETGHVAINCSKTSEVNCYRCGESGHLARECTIEATA, encoded by the exons ATGAGCAGTAATGAATGCTTCAAGTGTGGACGATCTGGCCACTGGGCCCGGGAGTGCCCCACTGGTGGGGGCCGTGGTCGTGGAATGAGAAGCCGTGGCAGAG GTTTCCAGTTTGTTTCCTCGTCTCTTCCAGACATTTGTTACCGCTGTGGTGAGTCTGGTCACCTTGCCAAGGATTGTGATCTTCAGGAGGATG CCTGCTATAACTGCGGCCGAGGAGGCCACATCGCCAAGGACTGCAAGGAGCCCAAGAGGGAGCGAGAGCAGTGCTGCTACAACTGCGGCAAACCCGGCCACCTGGCCCGGGACTGCGACCATGCCGACGAGCAGAAGTGCTATTCCTGCGGCGAGTTCGGGCACATTCAGAAAGACTGCACCAAAGTGAAGTGCTACAG GTGTGGCGAGACTGGTCATGTAGCCATCAACTGCAGCAAGACGAGTGAAGTCAACTGTTACCGCTGTGGCGAGTCAGGGCACCTTGCACGGGAGTGCACGATCGAGGCCACGGCTTAA